In Phlebotomus papatasi isolate M1 chromosome 1, Ppap_2.1, whole genome shotgun sequence, the following proteins share a genomic window:
- the LOC129807990 gene encoding NPC intracellular cholesterol transporter 1-like — MTEENTKKNKTGSLSSRISNGIADFFYRLGFLVATNPWRTIIFSWSTVLLCSLGFICFHTERDPMKLWIPRESRFLKDTEWLIHSFEEGFRTELALVTAPNVLEPEVLLKLADIYDAVAKINPVLPNGTHLGWQDICFKVPYIAEYTSEPNRQKRQVNLPDDEDGLDFNFDDDFFNTDKAPVTQNSARKFNPSVDLSPQIYCPLINALPLGCYQQNLLELWKFDREKIANLTREDILTTVNTVTVSPFSGHFTNFSSFLGGIERNSSGHIVSAKGIMSRWFLYMNYLTLNPQEQGNMAGTGEWASKETLIWEEEFLHVLNKLDKNLTSDNFSVFYMTEKSFGDISGASMFQDIDKLMIGMIIVFIYMQSVLSKFSWIELRLMLGSMGLLTVGMAFISGCAICSLLGVSYGPVHTSLPFLLLGLGVDDMFVMMACWRKVQNAENAKDLTLPDRLGLMLRHAGASITVTSLTDIVAFLVGSTTVLPSLQSFCIYASVGILMTYLYAVTFFVAIFTLDERRIAARRNAVLPCIIHSEDKVKLCCDRRLMQSSIKAIYSRCILTKPGKIVVLMTVIGITGLSAESLMRLEQKFDPMWFVPSETHLGKFIPQRNKLFPTMGFDGGIFIGQVNYTADFGNIFEMSNRVKNESDILYNVNSWVDHFYDFVRIYYEKDLFRDHVSDYEWRLYLSKFLFSHDGGRYQANFRFEKKLECGQAAPRIKVSSIDFHFQKFFHRDQYVPAMRQIYGIASEVNLTTGDKFATAWSKMFGNWITDEIIDEEVLRNITLALVCVMICTAILIVNLQICFWIFICVLLTLINVCGFMQRWGLTIDLVSCIGLQLAVGLCVDYAAHIGHSFLTVTGSRNQRALNCLMHIGEAVLYGGGSTLLALSLLSTSKAYIFKSFFKIFLLVILFGLFHGIVFLPVVLSIVGPAPYVQPQRPQVIANGNCPGEEMHSMIKKDHREPPDENAQLSTQD, encoded by the exons ATGACTGaagaaaatacaaagaaaaataaaacaggaTCACTATCCTCACGGATATCCAATGGAATTGCCGATTTTTTCTACAG ATTGGGTTTCCTTGTTGCAACAAATCCCTGGCGTACGATCATATTCAGCTGGTCCACTGTACTCCTCTGCAGCCTGGGCTTTATCTGTTTCCACACAGAACGTGATCCCATGAAGCTGTGGATTCCCAGAG AATCCCGCTTTCTGAAGGACACAGAGTGGTTGATTCATTCTTTTGAGGAGGGTTTTCGAACGGAATTGGCACTTGTTACAGCTCCAAATGTTCTGGAGCCTGAAGTTCTGCTTAAGTTAGCTGATATTTATGATGCTGTGGCAAAGATAAACCCAGTATTGCCCAATGGAACCCACTTGGGATGGCAAGATATTTGCTTCAA GGTACCTTATATTGCTGAATACACGAGTGAGCCGAATCGTCAGAAGAGACAAGTAAATCTCCCGGATGACGAGGATGGTCTTGACTTCAACTTTGACGATGACTTTTTCAACACAGATAAAGCTCCTGTAACACAGAATTCAGCTAGGAAATTCAATCCTAGCGTCGACCTCTCTCCTCAAATCTACTGCCCACTGATAAATGCCCTTCCTCTGGGATGCTACCAGCAAAATCTCCTGGAATTGTGGAAATTCGATCGAGAAAAAATTGCTAATCTCACTCGAGAGGATATCCTTACGACAGTAAATACGGTCACAGTAAGCCCCTTCTCTGgacattttactaatttttccaGTTTCCTGGGAGGGATTGAACGAAACAGTTCAGGGCATATTGTGAGCGCCAAAGGAATCATGAGTCGGTGGTTTTTGTACATGAACTACCTCACGCTGAATCCCCAGGAACAGGGCAATATGGCCGGAACTGGTGAATGGGCATCCAAAGAGACGCTCATTTGGGAGGAAGAATTTCTTCATGTACTCAACAAACTGGACAAAAATCTCACTTCTGATAACTTTTCTGTATTTTACATGACCGAGAAGAG CTTTGGAGATATCAGCGGTGCTTCAATGTTCCAAGATATCGATAAGCTTATGATAGGAATGATCATAGTCTTTATTTATATGCAGAGCGTCCTGTCTAAATTCAGCTGGATTGAATTGAGACTGATGCTAGGGAGTATGGGCCTCTTAACAGTTGGAATGGCATTTATCTCAGGCTGTGCAATTTGTTCCCTCTTGGGTGTCTCTTATGGCCCTGTTCATACATCCCTGCCATTCTTGCTTCTCGGCCTCGGCGTGGATGATATGTTTGTGATGATGGCATGCTGGAGGAAAGttcaaaatgctgaaaatgcCAAGGATTTGACTCTCCCAGATCGACTGGGATTGATGTTGAGGCATGCCGGGGCCTCAATTACCGTTACATCCCTCACAGATATTGTTGCCTTCCTCGTAGGCTCCACGACTGTTCTCCCGTCCCTGCAATCCTTCTGTATCTACGCTTCTGTGGGTATCCTCATGACATATCTCTATGCTGTGACCTTCTTCGTGGCCATTTTTACTCTCGATGAACGTCGAATTGCTGCCCGTCGAAATGCCGTTCTTCCCTGCATTATCCACTCAGAGGATAAGGTGAAACTCTGCTGCGACAGGCGCCTCATGCAAAGCAGTATCAAAGCCATCTACTCCCGCTGTATTCTCACAAAACCCGGAAAGATTGTAGTTCTAATGACTGTTATTGGGATCACAGGACTCAGTGCAGAGAGCCTTATGCGTTTGGAACAAAAGTTTGACCCTATGTGGTTTGTCCCAAGTGAGACTCACTTGGGAAAATTCATCCCACAACGAAATAaattgttcccgacaatgggattCGATGGTGGAATATTTATCGGTCAAGTAAACTACACAGCGGACTTTGGCAATATCTTCGAGATGAGTAATCGCGTAAAAAATGAATCTGACATCCTCTACAATGTCAACTCCTGGGTAGATCACTTCTATGACTTTGTACGGATCTACTACGAGAAGGATCTCTTTAGGGACCATGTGTCGGATTATGAATGGAGGCTGTACCTGTCGAAATTTCTCTTCAGTCATGACGGAGGACGATATCAGGCCAATTTCCGATTTGAGAAGAAATTGGAGTGTGGACAAGCGGCACCACGGATaaag GTCTCTTCAATTGACTTCCACTTCCAGAAGTTCTTTCACCGGGATCAGTATGTACCAGCGATGCGTCAAATCTATGGAATTGCATCTGAAGTAAATCTAACCACTGGCGATAAATTCGCAACGGCCTGGTCCAAGATGTTCGGCAACTGGATCACAGACGAGATAATCGATGAAGAAGTATTGAGAAATATCACTCTAGCTCTCGTTTGTGTCATGATCTGTACAGCCATCCTCATCGTCAACCTCCAGATTTGCTTCTGGATCTTCATCTGCGTCCTCCTAACCCTCATCAATGTTTGCGGATTTATGCAACGCTGGGGTCTAACTATAGATCTCGTTAGCTGCATTGGACTCCAACTAGCTGTTGGCCTCTGTGTGGACTATGCTGCTCACATCGGCCACAGTTTTCTCACAGTTACCGGATCTCGTAATCAACGAGCTCTCAATTGTCTCATGCACATCGGAGAGGCTGTTCTCTACGGCGGAGGTTCAACTTTATTAGCACTATCCCTCCTGTCCACATCAAAAGCCTACATCTTCAAATCCTTCTTCAAGATCTTCCTCCTTGTCATCTTATTCGGTCTCTTTCACGGTATTGTGTTCCTTCCTGTGGTCCTCAGTATTGTCGGTCCAGCCCCCTACGTTCAACCCCAACGCCCTCAAGTTATCGCCAATGGCAATTGTCCCGGGGAGGAGATGCACTCAATGATCAAGAAAGATCACCGAGAACCTCCGGACGAAAATGCACAACTCAGTACACAAGACTAA